A genome region from Flavobacterium sp. CFS9 includes the following:
- a CDS encoding NUMOD4 domain-containing protein, giving the protein MPQNRFYPNEEFKEIEINASLQLKYAISNKGRLISFTDEIQNGRILKGGLSDGYPTFRFKVKDGDKIVNKYLFLYKLVAHYFIPKESEEQTYVLHLDYNRSNDDVKNLCWATKVEMMAHSRKSPRVIQAKKNLIEHNLKADGRKLTTTKVMLIKKILARPEQKTRLKMIAKQFGVSEMQIRRIASGENWGHVKV; this is encoded by the coding sequence ATGCCACAAAACAGATTTTATCCTAACGAAGAATTCAAAGAAATAGAAATAAACGCCTCATTACAACTTAAATATGCTATTTCAAACAAAGGCCGACTAATTAGTTTTACTGATGAAATTCAAAACGGACGTATTCTAAAAGGCGGTTTAAGCGATGGTTATCCTACTTTTAGATTTAAGGTTAAAGATGGTGACAAAATTGTCAACAAATATCTTTTTCTGTACAAATTAGTTGCTCATTATTTTATCCCAAAAGAATCAGAAGAACAGACTTATGTACTCCATCTGGATTACAACCGCAGCAATGACGATGTAAAAAATTTATGCTGGGCAACAAAAGTCGAAATGATGGCGCACAGCCGTAAAAGTCCACGCGTTATTCAGGCAAAAAAGAATCTGATCGAACACAATTTAAAAGCCGACGGGCGAAAATTAACGACTACCAAAGTCATGTTAATCAAGAAGATTCTCGCGCGTCCTGAGCAAAAAACACGTCTAAAAATGATTGCCAAACAATTTGGTGTCAGCGAAATGCAAATCAGACGCATCGCCAGCGGTGAAAACTGGGGACATGTAAAGGTTTAA
- a CDS encoding ABC transporter ATP-binding protein, with the protein MKAKAFDTGLFKRILKYTKPYKWRYYGVIIFAVSLSIFAALRPYLLKQTVDGYIKTHDKEGLLLYIMLMGAVLLMEVFSQFYFVYWANWLGQDIVKDIRTKLFKHILSFRMKYFDLVPVGQLVTRSVSDIESIARIFSQGLFMIISDLMKMLVVLIFMFYMNWKLTWIVVVAMPILVYITRIFQRKMQVAFEEVRTQIANMNSFVQERVTGMKIVQLFNREQIEADNFKEINNKHRVAWIKTILYNSIFFPIADIISSITLGVVVVYGGFKILNGDHFTTFGDLFSYTMFIGMLFNPLRQIADKFNEMQLGMIAANRVFDIIDTQDHIQDTGTIEAPIFEGSIEFKDVRFSYIPEEEVIKGIDLSVASGQTVAIVGSTGAGKSTIINLLNRFYEINSGTICIDGHNIENYTLASLRKQIAVVLQDVFLFADTIYNNITLHNPEISRDQVLEAAKRIGVHDFIMSLPDNYDFDVKERGVMLSSGQRQLIAFLRSYVSNPSILILDEATSSIDTYSEELIQRATETITKGRTSIIIAHRLATIVNADKIVVMDKGLIVEQGTHQELLLKTDGYYKNLYDSQFAVAN; encoded by the coding sequence ATGAAAGCAAAAGCATTTGATACCGGATTATTCAAACGAATTTTAAAATATACCAAACCCTATAAATGGCGCTACTATGGCGTTATTATTTTTGCTGTTTCGCTCTCCATATTTGCAGCCCTTCGTCCGTACTTATTAAAACAAACGGTCGACGGCTATATCAAGACACATGACAAGGAAGGTTTACTTCTTTATATCATGTTAATGGGAGCGGTACTTTTAATGGAAGTTTTCTCTCAGTTCTATTTCGTTTATTGGGCCAACTGGCTTGGACAGGATATCGTAAAAGACATCCGTACCAAACTTTTCAAACACATCCTAAGCTTCAGAATGAAGTACTTTGACCTGGTTCCTGTAGGACAATTGGTCACAAGATCCGTTTCAGACATTGAATCGATTGCCAGAATTTTTAGTCAGGGACTTTTTATGATCATTAGTGATTTGATGAAAATGCTTGTAGTCCTTATTTTTATGTTTTACATGAACTGGAAATTAACGTGGATTGTAGTCGTTGCTATGCCAATTTTAGTGTACATAACCCGAATATTCCAACGTAAAATGCAAGTCGCTTTCGAAGAAGTCCGTACGCAGATTGCCAACATGAACTCTTTTGTACAGGAACGTGTTACGGGAATGAAAATCGTACAGCTTTTCAATCGCGAACAAATTGAAGCGGATAATTTTAAAGAAATCAATAACAAACACAGAGTTGCCTGGATCAAAACCATTTTATACAACTCAATATTTTTCCCGATTGCCGATATTATTTCCTCTATAACCTTAGGAGTAGTTGTCGTTTATGGTGGATTTAAAATCCTCAACGGAGATCATTTTACAACTTTTGGAGATTTGTTCTCCTATACCATGTTTATCGGAATGCTGTTTAATCCGTTACGTCAGATTGCGGATAAATTCAACGAAATGCAATTGGGGATGATTGCCGCCAATCGTGTTTTTGATATCATCGATACTCAGGATCATATTCAGGATACCGGAACAATTGAAGCTCCTATTTTTGAAGGAAGTATTGAATTTAAAGACGTACGTTTTAGTTATATTCCGGAAGAAGAAGTCATAAAAGGAATCGATTTGTCAGTCGCTTCAGGACAAACTGTAGCTATTGTAGGTTCGACCGGAGCTGGAAAATCGACTATAATCAATTTACTGAATCGTTTCTACGAAATTAACAGCGGTACAATTTGCATTGACGGCCATAATATCGAAAATTATACTTTGGCTTCATTACGTAAACAAATTGCCGTGGTTTTACAGGATGTCTTTTTGTTTGCCGATACGATTTACAACAATATCACTTTACACAATCCCGAAATCAGTCGTGATCAGGTTTTAGAGGCTGCTAAAAGAATTGGCGTGCACGATTTCATTATGAGTCTGCCGGATAATTATGATTTTGATGTAAAAGAACGAGGCGTTATGCTTTCGTCAGGACAGCGTCAGTTAATTGCTTTTTTAAGATCGTATGTCAGCAATCCGAGTATCTTAATTTTAGATGAAGCCACATCTTCAATAGATACCTATTCAGAAGAACTCATTCAGCGTGCTACCGAAACGATTACCAAAGGAAGAACTTCGATTATCATCGCACACCGATTGGCCACAATTGTAAATGCTGATAAGATCGTGGTAATGGATAAAGGTCTGATCGTAGAACAAGGAACCCATCAGGAATTACTCCTTAAAACCGACGGCTATTATAAAAACCTTTACGACTCTCAATTTGCCGTGGCGAACTAG